The sequence below is a genomic window from Anaerolineales bacterium.
CAAAAAGACATTGCCTCCATCGCATCCGAATGGGAAAGGGGGAATTAGAAATACGGCCGTATCGGGTCACTCTTCCCCTGATTTTGCCGCGGTATCCCCGGGCGGCCGGGATTGCGGATTCGGCTTGTCCAAACGTATCGCGCCGCAGACCGTTTGCGGCGAACCCTACGCGATCCCGGTTATTCCTTCTTTTCGATTTCCGCGACGCGTTTACCGATGGCGTCCAGTTCTTTCTTCAGCATCTCGGCTTGCGACTTCAGGAACGCGGTCTCCTGCTCCGGCGTGGGCGGAACCCCGTAAGGTGCGTATGCGGAAACCGGGAAAGCCCCCCAGACCGGCGCGCCGTATCGGGCCCATCCGGGCAAACCGGTGGCGTAGTACATGTTCCGGAAACCGCGGCCTGCGCCCCAGCCGCCGCCCCAACCTCCACCCCGTCCCCAGCCCATGCCGTAACCCCGACCGGGCATCGGGTTTGTGTAACCGGGCGTTCCATAGCCGGCGCAGTAGCCG
It includes:
- a CDS encoding DUF5320 domain-containing protein; its protein translation is MPAGDRTGPRGMGPMTGRGAGYCAGYGTPGYTNPMPGRGYGMGWGRGGGWGGGWGAGRGFRNMYYATGLPGWARYGAPVWGAFPVSAYAPYGVPPTPEQETAFLKSQAEMLKKELDAIGKRVAEIEKKE